Proteins co-encoded in one Bradyrhizobium sp. 170 genomic window:
- a CDS encoding DUF4089 domain-containing protein, with product MAAESLDNYIDAVAKALALPVEEAWRPAVRANLEVSLRLARLVDEFPLPDETEPASVYTA from the coding sequence ATGGCTGCCGAATCCCTGGACAATTACATCGATGCCGTCGCAAAGGCGCTGGCGCTGCCGGTCGAGGAAGCCTGGCGGCCTGCCGTGCGAGCGAACCTCGAAGTGTCGCTGAGGCTGGCGCGGCTGGTCGATGAATTCCCGCTCCCGGACGAAACCGAGCCGGCCAGTGTCTACACAGCGTGA
- a CDS encoding AtzE family amidohydrolase, with amino-acid sequence MTVKSDGLSAQQIAQAVTDRKLSALDATEAALARIAKHDSVLNSFTDVTADRARAKARAVDAAIAAGQKAGPLAGVPFAVKNLFDVKGLATRAGSKINRDLAPSPRDATLIERMEAQGAVLVGALNMGEYAYDFTGENVHDGPSRNPHDPTRMTGGSSGGSGSAVGGALVPIALGSDTNGSIRVPSSFCGVFGLKPTYGRLSRARSFPFVASFDHLGPFARSVADLALAYDAMQGPDAADAACTTRPVEPVTPLLAQGVSGLRVAVAGGYFQKNVFPEAVEAVARVAKALDAATTVEIPEAARARAAAYVITTTEGASLHLDRLRKRPNDFDPAVRDRLIAGAMVPAPLVDRAQKFRRWYRAKVLELFKSVDVIIAPATPCVAPKLGQVNFVLDGVELPVRANIGIHTQPISFIGLPVVAVPVPLEPMPIGVQIIAAPWREDIALRVAHALEQMGVAAAPPPRGSY; translated from the coding sequence ATGACCGTGAAATCAGACGGGCTGTCGGCCCAACAAATCGCGCAAGCCGTAACGGACCGCAAGCTGTCTGCGCTTGATGCGACCGAAGCCGCGCTGGCGCGGATCGCCAAACACGATTCCGTGCTGAATTCCTTTACCGACGTCACCGCGGATCGCGCACGCGCCAAGGCGCGCGCGGTCGACGCCGCGATTGCCGCCGGCCAGAAGGCCGGGCCGCTTGCGGGCGTACCGTTCGCGGTGAAGAATCTTTTCGATGTAAAAGGTCTCGCCACCCGCGCCGGGTCGAAGATCAACCGCGACCTCGCGCCATCGCCGCGCGATGCCACGCTGATCGAGCGCATGGAGGCGCAGGGCGCCGTGCTGGTCGGCGCGCTCAACATGGGCGAATACGCCTACGATTTCACCGGCGAGAATGTGCATGACGGCCCGTCACGTAATCCGCACGATCCGACGCGGATGACCGGCGGCTCGTCGGGTGGCTCGGGCAGCGCGGTCGGTGGCGCACTGGTTCCGATCGCGTTGGGATCCGATACCAATGGCTCGATCCGCGTGCCGTCGTCGTTCTGCGGCGTCTTTGGCCTGAAGCCGACCTACGGCCGGCTGTCGCGCGCGCGATCCTTCCCCTTTGTCGCAAGCTTCGATCATCTCGGCCCGTTCGCGCGCAGTGTCGCCGATCTCGCGCTGGCCTATGACGCCATGCAGGGGCCGGATGCTGCCGATGCGGCCTGCACGACGCGGCCGGTCGAACCGGTCACGCCGCTGCTGGCGCAGGGTGTCTCGGGCCTGCGGGTCGCGGTGGCCGGCGGTTATTTCCAGAAGAACGTCTTTCCCGAAGCGGTCGAGGCTGTCGCGCGTGTCGCCAAGGCGCTCGATGCCGCGACAACGGTCGAGATTCCCGAGGCCGCGCGCGCCCGCGCCGCGGCTTATGTGATCACGACGACCGAAGGCGCTTCGCTGCATCTCGATCGCCTGCGCAAGCGTCCGAACGATTTCGATCCGGCGGTGCGCGACCGCCTGATTGCCGGAGCCATGGTTCCGGCGCCGCTGGTCGATCGCGCGCAAAAATTCCGGCGTTGGTACCGCGCAAAGGTGCTGGAGCTGTTCAAGTCGGTGGACGTGATTATCGCGCCGGCCACGCCCTGCGTCGCGCCGAAGCTTGGGCAAGTGAACTTCGTGCTCGACGGCGTCGAACTGCCGGTGCGCGCCAACATCGGCATCCACACCCAGCCGATTTCGTTCATCGGTCTGCCTGTCGTCGCGGTGCCGGTGCCGCTGGAGCCAATGCCGATCGGTGTCCAGATCATCGCCGCGCCCTGGCGGGAAGATATCGCGCTGCGGGTCGCGCATGCGCTGGAACAGATGGGCGTTGCCGCAGCGCCGCCGCCGAGAGGATCATATTGA
- the hpxZ gene encoding oxalurate catabolism protein HpxZ: MEIDLPDVLAEVTAQFARYEKALVSNDVAVLDELFRNDSRTLRYGIGENLYGYDAIMAFRAARSPVGLMRRTDKTVITTYGRDTAVASTLFYREGAKGRVGRQMQTWIRFPEGWKIVAAHVSIIDEPESSKQTDQKT; encoded by the coding sequence ATGGAGATCGATCTTCCCGACGTGCTGGCCGAAGTCACCGCACAGTTTGCGCGCTATGAAAAGGCGCTGGTGTCGAACGACGTGGCTGTGCTCGACGAATTGTTCCGCAACGATTCCCGCACGCTGCGCTACGGCATTGGTGAAAATCTCTACGGCTATGACGCGATCATGGCGTTCCGCGCCGCGCGCTCGCCGGTCGGGCTGATGCGGCGGACCGACAAGACTGTGATCACGACCTATGGCCGTGATACCGCCGTCGCCTCCACGTTGTTCTACCGCGAGGGCGCGAAGGGCAGGGTGGGGCGCCAGATGCAGACCTGGATACGATTTCCCGAGGGTTGGAAGATCGTCGCGGCGCACGTCAGCATCATCGACGAACCCGAATCTTCCAAGCAAACGGATCAAAAGACATGA
- a CDS encoding GntR family transcriptional regulator, producing MSLEDLPETTVRRVDRPSSQRDKVTRAEELRLQLADEIVRGVLPPGSALDETDIARRFSVSRTPVREALRQLVASGLVEARAHRGAVVAQPSLDRLTEMFEAMAELEALCAGLAAERMPPADRQKLEAIHEELRVLSHAGNPERFHEVNERFHNAIYAGSQNGYIAEMTLATRVRVQPFRRAQFRNLGRLAKSHAEHDRVVVAIMRGDKAGAAAAMRAHIELVRGEYELYAVSV from the coding sequence ATGAGTCTGGAGGATCTGCCGGAAACCACGGTCCGCCGCGTCGATCGCCCTTCATCGCAACGCGACAAGGTCACGCGCGCGGAGGAACTGCGGCTGCAGTTGGCCGACGAGATCGTGCGCGGCGTGCTGCCGCCGGGATCGGCGCTCGATGAGACTGACATCGCGCGGCGCTTTTCGGTGTCGCGTACCCCGGTCCGCGAGGCGCTGCGCCAGCTCGTGGCGAGCGGTTTGGTCGAAGCCCGCGCCCATCGCGGTGCCGTGGTGGCGCAGCCGTCGCTGGATCGTTTAACTGAAATGTTCGAGGCGATGGCGGAGCTGGAAGCGTTGTGCGCCGGGCTGGCCGCCGAACGCATGCCGCCGGCCGATCGCCAGAAGCTCGAAGCGATCCACGAAGAATTGCGCGTGCTGAGCCACGCCGGCAATCCCGAACGCTTTCACGAGGTCAACGAACGCTTCCATAACGCGATCTATGCCGGCTCGCAGAACGGCTACATCGCCGAGATGACGCTGGCGACGCGGGTGCGGGTGCAACCGTTCCGCCGCGCCCAGTTCCGCAATCTCGGGCGTCTGGCGAAATCGCACGCCGAACACGACCGCGTCGTGGTCGCGATCATGCGCGGCGACAAGGCCGGCGCTGCCGCCGCGATGCGCGCGCATATTGAGCTGGTGCGCGGGGAATACGAACTCTACGCGGTGTCGGTGTAG
- the atzF gene encoding allophanate hydrolase — MQSDAPETVAAIVAAHRAATMTPAQTIARSYQRIRAHNDPAVFISLRDEKDALAEAEGLTKKDAAQLPLYGVPVAVKDNIDAQGMPTTAACPAFSYSPAQDSTAVAKLRAAGAIIIGKTNLDQFATGLVGVRSPYGIPVNPIRADLVPGGSSSGSAVAVSAGLVPLALGTDTAGSGRVPAMLNNIIGLKPSLGLISNAGLVPACRTLDCISVFSLTVDDAMTALAAMAGLDGADPYSRDRPLGAVTAFPEKLRLGVPRNGQLIFFGDRAAEKAYGEALARWTSLGATLVEFDLEPFYETARLLYEGPWVAERYLVIRDLLASAPDSIHPVTREITAAGARLTAADTFAALYRLQALRRAAEHSFANFDAMVLPTAPTAYSTAQVLANPVELNSRLGTYTNFVNLLDLCGLALPAAMHADGIPFGITLLAPAGHDAALASIGRVFHADTKLKMGAKGLMQPALAPLPSGAAGDEITIAVVGAHLSGMALNGELQALRARLLEAAMTAPDYRLYALDTTPPKPGMLRVDAGAGHSIKLELWALSAAAFGKFVAAIPPPLGIGTIRLADGRGVKGFMVEPVAVEGARDISGYGGWRAFMAEKV; from the coding sequence ATGCAGTCTGACGCGCCTGAAACCGTTGCCGCCATCGTCGCCGCGCACCGCGCCGCGACCATGACCCCGGCGCAAACCATCGCGCGCAGCTATCAGCGCATCCGCGCCCACAACGATCCGGCCGTGTTCATCTCGCTCCGCGATGAAAAGGACGCGCTGGCGGAAGCGGAAGGCCTGACGAAAAAAGACGCTGCGCAGCTTCCGCTCTACGGTGTCCCGGTCGCCGTAAAAGACAATATCGACGCGCAGGGCATGCCAACCACCGCCGCCTGCCCGGCATTCTCCTATTCGCCCGCGCAGGATTCGACGGCCGTGGCAAAACTGCGGGCGGCCGGCGCCATCATCATCGGCAAGACCAATCTCGACCAGTTCGCGACCGGTCTGGTCGGCGTCCGCTCGCCCTACGGCATTCCCGTCAATCCGATCCGTGCCGATCTCGTTCCGGGCGGATCGAGTTCGGGATCGGCCGTCGCGGTTTCCGCCGGTCTCGTGCCGCTGGCGCTCGGCACCGACACCGCGGGCAGTGGCCGCGTGCCGGCGATGCTGAACAACATTATCGGATTGAAACCGAGCCTCGGGCTGATCTCCAACGCTGGCCTGGTGCCGGCGTGCCGGACGCTCGACTGCATCTCGGTGTTCTCGCTGACCGTCGACGACGCGATGACCGCGCTGGCGGCGATGGCCGGGCTCGATGGCGCCGATCCGTATTCGCGCGACCGGCCGCTGGGAGCGGTGACCGCATTTCCCGAAAAACTCCGGCTCGGCGTGCCGCGCAACGGCCAATTGATCTTCTTCGGCGACCGCGCCGCGGAGAAAGCCTATGGCGAGGCGCTTGCGCGCTGGACATCGCTCGGCGCCACGCTGGTCGAATTCGATCTGGAGCCGTTTTATGAGACCGCGCGGCTGCTCTATGAGGGCCCGTGGGTCGCCGAACGTTATCTCGTCATCCGCGACCTGCTGGCCTCCGCGCCGGATTCGATCCATCCGGTGACGCGCGAGATCACGGCCGCCGGCGCACGGCTGACCGCCGCCGACACCTTTGCCGCGCTCTATCGGCTGCAGGCGCTGCGGCGTGCCGCTGAGCACAGCTTCGCCAATTTCGATGCGATGGTGCTACCGACGGCGCCGACCGCTTATTCGACTGCGCAGGTGCTGGCCAATCCGGTCGAGCTCAACTCGAGGCTCGGCACCTACACCAATTTTGTGAATCTGCTCGACCTCTGCGGCCTCGCACTGCCGGCCGCGATGCATGCCGACGGCATTCCGTTCGGCATCACGCTGCTGGCACCTGCGGGGCATGACGCCGCGCTCGCCAGTATCGGGCGCGTGTTTCACGCCGACACCAAACTGAAGATGGGAGCCAAGGGGCTGATGCAGCCCGCGCTCGCCCCATTGCCGTCCGGCGCCGCCGGCGACGAAATCACCATCGCCGTGGTCGGGGCGCATCTCTCCGGCATGGCGCTCAACGGCGAATTGCAGGCGCTCCGCGCACGCCTGCTCGAGGCGGCCATGACGGCGCCAGACTACAGACTCTATGCGCTCGACACCACGCCGCCGAAGCCCGGCATGCTGCGCGTGGACGCCGGCGCGGGGCATTCGATCAAGCTGGAGCTATGGGCGCTGTCGGCGGCAGCCTTCGGCAAGTTCGTCGCCGCGATCCCGCCGCCGCTCGGGATCGGCACGATCCGGCTGGCTGACGGAAGAGGCGTGAAGGGTTTTATGGTGGAGCCCGTGGCGGTCGAGGGCGCGCGCGATATTTCAGGCTACGGCGGCTGGCGCGCGTTCATGGCTGAGAAGGTGTGA